The proteins below are encoded in one region of Tomitella fengzijianii:
- a CDS encoding glycosyltransferase, translating to MTSAPHIARHRADAAVPVPVDQHFRSVDSAPAGISVDRPASASNGFLLAFAGLSLLALLVTMMTAHNGITGLYPLVLLPDSRGNGGLPTRVFVVVFFVTYAAYAYTNIWRRIALGAAMLARFAAVCVAIDLIGWSLARADVASLPVGFQAASSAVIALAVFPYTILRQAALPDRSGRALRPRVPARAYVVLAVSILIAAVVAIAVARVFFETVFDLKRIALLGGLGPGIFLVQQVFAVLTASAGWVRLRRSRRAVFAPPLAVLVPAHNEAHGIAATICAVDRAALSYPGLIHLCVVDNASADATTAVAERAIISCTNITGEVLQCPTPGKAYALNMGLGHLQQDFVVRIDADTVIGEGCLKTAMSHFADPRVGSVGGMPLPAEEKTWIDKVRLVEVYLRHGLYQYSLMGYQGVLGVPGMFAIYRRSVVLEVGGIVEGMNGEDTDICLRLDSAGYHTVADPQAVYYSETPASFAHLREQRTRWFRSIYHIVAHNRGTLLHPRSMTGMFVMPFQLGNAARRAMHVPILIFAGLAVIGFQSVYSGLRWQPEVATVLGMPLLMTVFACLLYRPSALRYVPAYVWFRLVRNYFTLGSVLSLRFPPLHPGRPRALTPHG from the coding sequence GTGACCAGTGCACCGCATATCGCCCGGCACCGCGCAGACGCCGCCGTCCCCGTGCCGGTCGACCAGCACTTCCGCTCGGTCGACAGTGCGCCCGCCGGCATCTCGGTGGACCGTCCGGCCAGCGCGTCCAACGGCTTCCTGCTGGCGTTCGCGGGACTCTCCCTGCTCGCGCTGCTGGTCACCATGATGACTGCCCACAACGGCATCACGGGGCTCTACCCACTGGTCCTGCTCCCGGACAGCCGCGGCAACGGCGGACTGCCCACCCGGGTCTTCGTCGTCGTGTTCTTCGTGACCTACGCCGCCTACGCCTACACCAACATCTGGCGGCGGATCGCGCTGGGCGCTGCGATGCTGGCCAGGTTCGCGGCGGTGTGCGTGGCGATCGACCTGATCGGCTGGAGCCTGGCCAGGGCCGACGTGGCGAGCCTGCCGGTGGGGTTCCAGGCCGCGTCGTCGGCCGTCATCGCGCTCGCGGTCTTCCCGTACACCATCCTGCGCCAGGCCGCGTTGCCCGACCGCTCCGGCAGGGCGCTCCGACCGCGCGTGCCGGCCCGGGCATACGTCGTGCTGGCGGTGAGCATCCTCATCGCCGCGGTGGTCGCGATCGCGGTGGCGCGCGTGTTCTTCGAGACGGTGTTCGATCTCAAGCGGATCGCCCTGCTCGGCGGACTGGGTCCGGGCATCTTCCTGGTGCAGCAGGTGTTCGCCGTACTGACGGCCTCGGCGGGATGGGTGCGCCTGCGGCGCTCGCGCCGGGCGGTGTTCGCTCCACCGCTCGCCGTGCTGGTCCCCGCGCACAACGAGGCGCACGGCATCGCGGCGACCATCTGCGCAGTGGACCGTGCCGCCCTCAGCTACCCCGGCCTGATCCACCTCTGCGTCGTGGACAACGCGTCCGCCGACGCGACCACCGCCGTCGCGGAGCGGGCCATCATCAGTTGCACCAACATCACCGGCGAGGTGCTCCAGTGCCCTACGCCGGGCAAGGCGTACGCGCTGAACATGGGGCTCGGGCATCTGCAGCAGGATTTCGTGGTGCGCATCGACGCGGACACGGTGATCGGCGAGGGCTGCCTGAAGACGGCGATGAGCCACTTCGCCGACCCGCGCGTCGGATCGGTCGGAGGCATGCCGTTGCCCGCCGAGGAGAAGACGTGGATCGACAAAGTCCGGCTGGTCGAGGTGTACCTGCGGCACGGCTTGTACCAGTACTCGTTGATGGGCTACCAGGGGGTGCTGGGTGTGCCCGGCATGTTCGCGATCTATCGGCGCAGCGTGGTGCTGGAGGTGGGCGGCATCGTAGAGGGCATGAACGGCGAAGACACCGACATCTGCCTGCGGCTCGACAGCGCCGGCTACCACACGGTGGCCGACCCGCAGGCCGTCTACTACAGCGAGACGCCGGCATCGTTCGCGCACCTGCGCGAACAGCGCACCCGCTGGTTCCGCAGCATCTACCACATCGTCGCGCACAACCGCGGCACGCTCCTGCATCCCCGGTCGATGACGGGCATGTTCGTCATGCCGTTCCAGCTGGGCAACGCCGCCCGGCGGGCGATGCACGTGCCGATCCTCATCTTCGCCGGGCTCGCTGTGATCGGATTCCAGTCGGTGTATTCCGGTCTGCGCTGGCAGCCCGAGGTCGCCACCGTCCTAGGCATGCCCCTGCTGATGACGGTGTTCGCGTGCCTGCTGTACCGCCCCAGCGCGCTGCGGTACGTGCCCGCCTACGTGTGGTTCCGGCTGGTGCGCAATTACTTCACGCTGGGCTCCGTGCTGAGCCTGCGGTTCCCTCCGCTGCACCCCGGGCGACCTCGCGCTCTCACCCCCCACGGGTGA
- a CDS encoding DUF2254 family protein, protein MLCDGAVFLRIHGTDDVRDEGELAALFEVGHERTCGQNPAFAFRLLNDLALRALPTSINDPYTAIQAIARSNRC, encoded by the coding sequence CTGCTGTGCGATGGGGCGGTTTTCCTGCGAATTCACGGCACCGACGACGTGCGCGACGAAGGCGAGCTGGCGGCGCTGTTCGAGGTGGGCCACGAGCGCACCTGCGGACAAAATCCGGCCTTCGCCTTCCGGTTGCTCAACGACCTCGCCCTGCGAGCACTGCCCACCTCGATCAACGACCCGTACACGGCGATCCAGGCGATCGCGAGATCGAATCGCTGCTGA
- a CDS encoding nuclear transport factor 2 family protein: MTEDRLRALEERVAKLEARDAIVALKHRYLRACDAKDPEGFRAAFIAKGAVIDYGPLGRFEDADGIAAVYRTIALEKVDEAYVVLDMHHGLHPDIRLTGPDSATGQWTLRFRQVDRRAGTESVSAIEYDDEYAVEDGEWKMSACRSRILWTITRPLSDAAVTDVH; this comes from the coding sequence ATGACGGAAGACCGCCTGCGGGCGCTCGAGGAGCGGGTCGCGAAGCTCGAGGCCCGCGACGCGATCGTCGCGTTGAAGCACCGTTACCTGCGCGCCTGCGACGCCAAGGACCCCGAAGGGTTCCGCGCGGCGTTCATCGCAAAGGGCGCAGTGATCGACTACGGGCCGCTCGGGCGTTTCGAGGACGCCGACGGCATCGCCGCCGTCTACCGGACCATCGCACTCGAGAAGGTGGACGAGGCGTACGTGGTGCTGGACATGCATCACGGATTGCATCCGGATATCCGGCTCACCGGGCCGGACTCCGCCACCGGGCAGTGGACGCTGCGCTTCCGGCAGGTCGACAGGCGGGCCGGGACCGAATCGGTGAGCGCCATCGAGTACGACGACGAGTACGCGGTCGAAGACGGCGAATGGAAGATGTCGGCATGCCGGTCGAGGATCCTGTGGACGATCACGCGCCCGCTCAGCGACGCGGCGGTCACCGACGTCCACTGA